The following are from one region of the Coccinella septempunctata chromosome 7, icCocSept1.1, whole genome shotgun sequence genome:
- the LOC123316318 gene encoding homogentisate 1,2-dioxygenase, whose protein sequence is MSDLKYLSGFGSEFSSEDPRCPNSLPKGQNSPQICPYGLYAEQLSGSAFTAPRSDNKRSWLYRILPSVGHKPFQSFSEGNFDSKWQETKPNPNQLRWNPFDLPSETRDFVQGIYTICGTGDPKLRLGLAIHIYSCNTSMKNRAFYNSDGDFLIVPQQGKLLVKTEFGKLQVSPNEICVIQQGMRFQVLVSEACRGYILEVYGRHFSLPDLGPIGANGLANPRDFQSPVAHFEDIQGEFEIVSKYQGSLFVCSQDHSPFDVVAWHGNYVPYKYDLANFMVVNSVSFDHCDPSIFTVLTCQSEKPGTAIADFVIFPPRWSVQENTFRPPYYHRNCMSEFMGLISGRYEAKQGGFLPGGATLHSIMTPHGPDVDCFEKASKEELKPARIAEGSQGFMFESCLGLALTEWGAKTCKKLDAGYHKCWEGLRRNFTGAK, encoded by the exons ATGAGCGACTTAAAA TATTTGTCTGGATTTGGTTCAGAGTTCTCGTCAGAGGATCCGAGATGTCCGAATTCCTTACCAAAAGGCCAAAACAGCCCTCAGATATGTCCCTACGGTTTGTACGCCGAGCAACTGTCTGGAAGTGCCTTCACAGCCCCCAGATCTGACAATAAACGGTCCTGGCTTTACAGGATTTTGCCTTCTGTTGGACACAAACCTTTCCAATCTTTTTCGGAGGGAAATTTCGATTCGAAATGGCAAGAAACAAAACCTAATCCAAATCAG TTGCGATGGAATCCATTCGATTTGCCGAGTGAAACAAGGGATTTTGTCCAAGGTATTTACACAATTTGTGGAACTGGAGACCCTAAACTGAGGTTGGGCTTAGCGATTCACATTTATTCCTGCAACACTTCCATGAAAAACCGTGCTTTTTACAATTCGGACGGGGATTTTCTCATAG TCCCGCAACAGGGCAAACTGCTCGTTAAGACCGAATTCGGGAAGCTGCAAGTATCCCCGAACGAGATATGCGTAATCCAGCAAGGGATGCGTTTCCAAGTCCTGGTTTCCGAGGCTTGCAGGGGCTACATACTGGAGGTTTACGGCCGACACTTCTCCCTACCCGACCTGGGTCCGATAGGGGCCAACGGGCTGGCCAATCCGAGAGATTTCCAGAGTCCCGTGGCCCATTTCGAAGATATACAGGGGGAATTCGAGATCGTATCGAAGTACCAGGGAAGCCTGTTCGTTTGTTCGCAGGACCACAGCCCCTTCGACGTGGTGGCGTGGCACGGGAACTACGTGCCGTACAAGTACGACCTGGCGAACTTCATGGTCGTCAATTCGGTTTCATTCGATCATTGC GACCCCTCGATATTCACAGTGCTGACGTGCCAGTCGGAAAAACCCGGCACAGCGATAGCAGACTTCGTGATTTTTCCCCCGAGATGGTCCGTGCAAGAGAACACTTTTAGACCGCCCTACTATCACCGCAACTGCATGTCCGAATTCATGGGACTGATAAGCGGGAGGTACGAGGCCAAACAAGGGGGTTTTCTACCAGGGGGCGCCACGTTGCACAGTATAATGACACCGCATGGCCCCGACGTCGACTGTTTCGAAAAAGCCAGCAAGGAGGAATTGAAACCCGCCAGAATAGCCGAAGGATCCCAG ggatTCATGTTCGAAAGCTGCCTGGGCTTAGCTCTGACGGAATGGGGGGCCAAAACGTGCAAGAAACTCGACGCAGGCTACCACAAATGCTGGGAGGGACTGAGAAGAAATTTCACGGGTGccaaataa
- the LOC123316275 gene encoding tudor and KH domain-containing protein homolog isoform X2: protein MQSYKNLAAVLGLSLCGISLYLLRKYWKKDEDDTLMKTSNFTSVEMVIPPKLVREVIGKEGCNIKKIEVSSGTRIHFRHNEGKRICIIRGTTEACHIAKTLIQEFIGSLPKIEEDVIHIPRGVTPRMIGRGGENIHEIQNLSGAKINISQESGDSALSKVTFTGTKMQLLEAKALFEDKLQQCIELNSKLQLAMSKREPRAPPKCSPTKEDEDKSAHGEARRESLSQIIESADSPFEVYVSALVDPSKFWIQIFGPKAAELDRLVEEMTEFYYNEENRSLYLPKTIKKNDLVAAVFKYDSKWYRAEVLSVDEVKKEAQLHYVDYGDTDFVEFKNILELRTDFLRLHFQAIECYLHNIEPVNGKWSEAAVDKFEEWTYVAQWKNLSAKIKDYTNRENKGREGSPVPGIDLYDCKNGKTVSIADKLVDNKFACYKKNQESKSNEVASSSSDVH from the exons AT GCAGTCTTATAAGAATTTAGCTGCAGTCCTCGGGCTGTCACTTTGTGGAATTTCCCTATATCTCTTACgcaaatattggaaaaaagatGAAGATGATACACTTATGAAAACATCCAATTTTACTAGTGTAGAAATGgtaattcctccaaaacttgtTAGGGAAGTCATTGGTAAAGAGGGAtgcaacataaaaaaaattgaagtttcTTCAGGTACCAGAATCCATTTCAGACACAATGAAGGGAAAAGGATTTGTATCATAAGAGGAACCACCGAGGCTTGTCATATTGCTAAGACTCTCATCCAGGAATTTATTG GAAGTCTTCCAAAAATTGAAGAAGATGTAATACACATTCCTAGAGGGGTTACTCCTAGAATGATTGGCCGAGGTGGGGAAAATATCCATGAAATACAAAATTTATCTGGTGCTAAAATCAATATTAGTCAAGAATCAGGCGATTCTGCACTTTCCAAAGTAACTTTCACAG GAACAAAGATGCAATTACTTGAGGCCAAAGCCCTCTTCGAGGATAAACTACAGCAATGTATAGAACTTAATTCAAAGCTACAATTGGCCATGTCAAAACGTGAACCAAGAGCTCCTCCAAAATGTAGTCCTACTAAAGAAGATGAGGATAAATCGGCACATGGTGAAGCTAGAAGGGAAAGTTTATCCCAAATCATAG AATCTGCAGACTCACCATTTGAGGTCTATGTTTCTGCCTTAGTGGATCCCTCCAAGTTTTGGATCCAAATTTTTGGACCCAAAGCAGCAGAATTAGATCGTCTCGTTGAAGAAATGACTGAATTTTACTATAATGAGGAGAACAGGTCGCTGTACTTACCAAAAACCATCAAAAAGAATGACTTGGTGGCTGCTGTCTTCAAGTATGATAGCAAATG gtATAGAGCTGAAGTTTTAAGTGTTGATGAAGTCAAAAAAGAAGCTCAGTTGCACTATGTTGATTATGGTGATACAGATTTTgtggaattcaaaaatattttggaattGAGAACAGACTTCTTGAGATTGCATTTTCAAGCTATTGAATGTTACTTGCATAATATTG AACCTGTGAACGGAAAGTGGAGCGAAGCCGCAGTTGATAAATTTGAAGAATGGACTTATGTTGCCCAGTGGAAAAACCTCAGTGCCAAAATAAAAGACTACACAAACAGAGAAAATAAAGGTCGAGAAGGCTCCCCAGTACCTGGTATTGATTTGTATGATTGTAAAAATGGAAAAACTGTCAGTATTGCAGATAAATTAGTCGATAATAAATTTGCTTGTTATAAAAAAAACCAGGAATCAAAATCAAATGAAGTTGCCAGTTCGAGTAGTGATGTCCATTAA
- the LOC123317044 gene encoding serine/threonine-protein phosphatase 2A catalytic subunit alpha isoform: protein MDEKATCKELDQWIEQLNNCKQLSESQVKTLCDKAKEILSKESNVQEVKCPVTVCGDVHGQFHDLMELFRIGGRSPDTNYLFMGDYVDRGYYSVETVTLLVALKVRYKERITILRGNHESRQITQVYGFYDECLRKYGNANVWKFFTDLFDYLPLTALVDSQIFCLHGGLSPSIDTLDHIRALDRLQEVPHEGPMCDLLWSDPDDRGGWGISPRGAGYTFGQDISETFNHTNGLTLVSRAHQLVMEGYNWCHDRNVVTIFSAPNYCYRCGNQAAIMELDDALKYSFLQFDPAPRRGEPHVTRRTPDYFL, encoded by the exons ATGGACGAGAAAGCGACGTGCAAAGAGTTGGACCAATGGATTGAACAACTCAATAACTGCAAACAGTTATCCGAGAGTCAAGTAAAAACACTTTGTGATAag GCTAAAGAAATCCTTTCGAAAGAATCAAATGTTCAAGAAGTGAAATGTCCGGTAACAGTATGTGGAGACGTACACGGTCAGTTCCACGACTTAATGGAATTATTCAGAATAGGAGGAAGGAGCCCGGACACAAATTACCTCTTCATGGGCGACTATGTGGACCGCGGTTATTATTCAGTGGAAACAGTGACGCTTCTGGTGGCCCTTAAAGTGCGATATAAGGAACGGATAACGATCCTGAGAGGCAATCACGAATCTAGACAGATCACCCAGGTCTATGGGTTCTACGACGAGTGTTTAAGGAAATATGGAAATGCGAACGTTTGGAAGTTTTTCACAGACCTGTTCGATTATCTGCCGCTAACCGCACTTGTCGATAGTCAAATTTTCTGTTTACACGGTGGCTTGAGTCCTAGCATCGATACATTGGACCACATTAGGGCTTTAGATCGATTACAAGAA GTGCCCCACGAGGGTCCCATGTGCGATCTGCTCTGGTCGGATCCCGACGATCGCGGCGGCTGGGGAATTTCTCCAAGAGGAGCGGGTTACACCTTCGGTCAAGACATCTCGGAAACCTTCAACCATACCAACGGACTGACGTTAGTGTCGAGGGCCCATCAGCTGGTGATGGAGGGTTACAACTGGTGTCACGACAGAAACGTAGTGACCATATTTTCCGCTCCCAACTATTGTTATAGGTGCGGTAACCAGGCTGCCATAATGGAGCTTGACGATGCTCTAAAGTATTCATT TTTACAATTCGATCCAGCCCCGAGGCGCGGAGAGCCCCACGTTACACGCAGGACACCCGATTATTTCTTGTAA
- the LOC123316275 gene encoding tudor and KH domain-containing protein homolog isoform X1, translating into MQSYKNLAAVLGLSLCGISLYLLRKYWKKDEDDTLMKTSNFTSVEMVIPPKLVREVIGKEGCNIKKIEVSSGTRIHFRHNEGKRICIIRGTTEACHIAKTLIQEFIGSLPKIEEDVIHIPRGVTPRMIGRGGENIHEIQNLSGAKINISQESGDSALSKVTFTGTKMQLLEAKALFEDKLQQCIELNSKLQLAMSKREPRAPPKCSPTKEDEDKSAHGEARRESLSQIIESADSPFEVYVSALVDPSKFWIQIFGPKAAELDRLVEEMTEFYYNEENRSLYLPKTIKKNDLVAAVFKYDSKWYRAEVLSVDEVKKEAQLHYVDYGDTDFVEFKNILELRTDFLRLHFQAIECYLHNIEPVNGKWSEAAVDKFEEWTYVAQWKNLSAKIKDYTNRENKGREGSPVPGIDLYDCKNGKTVSIADKLVDNKFACYKKNQESKSNEVASSSSDVH; encoded by the exons GCAGTCTTATAAGAATTTAGCTGCAGTCCTCGGGCTGTCACTTTGTGGAATTTCCCTATATCTCTTACgcaaatattggaaaaaagatGAAGATGATACACTTATGAAAACATCCAATTTTACTAGTGTAGAAATGgtaattcctccaaaacttgtTAGGGAAGTCATTGGTAAAGAGGGAtgcaacataaaaaaaattgaagtttcTTCAGGTACCAGAATCCATTTCAGACACAATGAAGGGAAAAGGATTTGTATCATAAGAGGAACCACCGAGGCTTGTCATATTGCTAAGACTCTCATCCAGGAATTTATTG GAAGTCTTCCAAAAATTGAAGAAGATGTAATACACATTCCTAGAGGGGTTACTCCTAGAATGATTGGCCGAGGTGGGGAAAATATCCATGAAATACAAAATTTATCTGGTGCTAAAATCAATATTAGTCAAGAATCAGGCGATTCTGCACTTTCCAAAGTAACTTTCACAG GAACAAAGATGCAATTACTTGAGGCCAAAGCCCTCTTCGAGGATAAACTACAGCAATGTATAGAACTTAATTCAAAGCTACAATTGGCCATGTCAAAACGTGAACCAAGAGCTCCTCCAAAATGTAGTCCTACTAAAGAAGATGAGGATAAATCGGCACATGGTGAAGCTAGAAGGGAAAGTTTATCCCAAATCATAG AATCTGCAGACTCACCATTTGAGGTCTATGTTTCTGCCTTAGTGGATCCCTCCAAGTTTTGGATCCAAATTTTTGGACCCAAAGCAGCAGAATTAGATCGTCTCGTTGAAGAAATGACTGAATTTTACTATAATGAGGAGAACAGGTCGCTGTACTTACCAAAAACCATCAAAAAGAATGACTTGGTGGCTGCTGTCTTCAAGTATGATAGCAAATG gtATAGAGCTGAAGTTTTAAGTGTTGATGAAGTCAAAAAAGAAGCTCAGTTGCACTATGTTGATTATGGTGATACAGATTTTgtggaattcaaaaatattttggaattGAGAACAGACTTCTTGAGATTGCATTTTCAAGCTATTGAATGTTACTTGCATAATATTG AACCTGTGAACGGAAAGTGGAGCGAAGCCGCAGTTGATAAATTTGAAGAATGGACTTATGTTGCCCAGTGGAAAAACCTCAGTGCCAAAATAAAAGACTACACAAACAGAGAAAATAAAGGTCGAGAAGGCTCCCCAGTACCTGGTATTGATTTGTATGATTGTAAAAATGGAAAAACTGTCAGTATTGCAGATAAATTAGTCGATAATAAATTTGCTTGTTATAAAAAAAACCAGGAATCAAAATCAAATGAAGTTGCCAGTTCGAGTAGTGATGTCCATTAA